The following proteins are co-located in the Spirosoma montaniterrae genome:
- a CDS encoding PorT family protein, translating to MKKVAGLLLILTTLPLTGAVAQSSVSRVSRPLNSYSKESDKRFRKILGDNYTDQNQADYDDEIKRRRRRRQPTDDRYDETGPDYARPNKLIEMSIRFAPSLNLNTAEGMGNYAGFLPNGGGVRMSVGPVFDYFFFKDRYAFSSGLWYTIKRSGFQMPASFGSSRFTPGAPEKESIYNLQYLQVPLTVKMFANNIGPNVRLYVQTGGLLSLKLAERALQQERNGLYLAESGGDRRQYSFGDVELLLGTGVQYKINNVNAFNLGVSYQRGLLNVSRANQLTSKNRVVSLDLGFKF from the coding sequence ATGAAAAAAGTTGCAGGGCTTCTCCTGATTTTGACAACCTTACCCCTGACCGGTGCTGTAGCCCAGTCGTCGGTGTCGCGCGTTAGCCGACCGCTTAACAGTTATTCGAAAGAATCGGACAAGCGGTTTCGTAAGATTCTGGGCGACAACTATACCGACCAGAATCAGGCGGATTATGATGACGAAATAAAACGTCGGCGACGCCGTCGGCAGCCAACCGACGACCGCTACGACGAAACCGGCCCCGACTATGCCCGCCCGAACAAACTGATTGAAATGAGCATCCGGTTCGCACCTTCGCTTAATCTGAACACTGCCGAGGGTATGGGTAACTACGCTGGATTTCTGCCCAATGGCGGGGGCGTTCGCATGAGCGTGGGGCCTGTGTTCGATTATTTCTTTTTCAAAGATCGATACGCATTTAGTTCAGGGCTTTGGTATACCATCAAGCGGTCGGGTTTTCAAATGCCCGCGTCGTTTGGTTCGTCGCGGTTTACGCCGGGCGCACCCGAAAAAGAATCCATCTATAATCTGCAATACCTGCAAGTGCCGCTTACCGTGAAAATGTTTGCCAACAACATTGGGCCAAATGTGCGGTTGTATGTGCAAACGGGTGGCCTGTTGAGCCTGAAATTAGCCGAACGTGCTTTACAACAGGAGCGCAATGGTCTCTATCTCGCCGAGAGCGGGGGCGACCGGCGGCAATATAGTTTTGGCGACGTTGAACTGCTGCTGGGAACGGGCGTTCAGTACAAAATCAATAACGTCAACGCCTTCAACCTCGGCGTTAGCTACCAGCGCGGCCTGCTGAACGTGTCGCGGGCCAATCAACTGACCTCGAAAAACCGGGTGGTGAGTTTAGATTTAGGGTTTAAGTTCTGA
- the hisF gene encoding imidazole glycerol phosphate synthase subunit HisF — MLTKRIIPCLDIKDGRTVKGTNFVDLRDAGDPVELAAIYAEQGADELVFLDITATVDERKTLIDLVRNVAHTINIPFTVGGGISSVADVSALLNAGADKISINSSAVRNPGLVDQLALEFGSQCVVVAIDTRWVGEQHLVHTHGGRKPTELQTIAWAKEVENRGAGEILLTSMDTDGTKAGFALELTARVSGAANIPVIASGGAGSMDHFVDVFTTGQADAGLAASIFHFKEIEIPALKEYLREKGIEIRI; from the coding sequence ATGCTTACAAAACGCATTATTCCCTGCCTCGACATCAAAGACGGGCGCACCGTGAAAGGCACCAACTTCGTGGACCTCCGCGACGCAGGCGACCCCGTCGAACTGGCGGCTATCTATGCCGAACAAGGTGCCGATGAACTGGTTTTTCTGGATATTACAGCCACGGTCGATGAACGCAAAACGCTGATTGACCTCGTTCGTAATGTGGCGCACACCATCAATATTCCGTTCACGGTAGGAGGGGGAATTTCATCCGTGGCCGATGTATCGGCACTACTGAACGCCGGGGCCGACAAAATTTCCATCAACTCGTCCGCTGTTCGTAACCCCGGCTTAGTCGACCAACTCGCACTGGAGTTCGGCAGTCAATGCGTAGTAGTAGCAATTGATACGCGGTGGGTGGGTGAGCAGCACCTTGTTCACACCCACGGCGGACGAAAACCAACTGAACTACAGACGATTGCGTGGGCGAAGGAAGTAGAGAACCGGGGCGCGGGCGAGATCCTATTGACCTCAATGGATACCGACGGCACCAAAGCAGGTTTCGCGCTGGAGTTAACGGCGCGGGTTTCGGGTGCGGCCAACATTCCGGTCATTGCGTCGGGTGGGGCCGGGTCGATGGATCATTTCGTGGATGTGTTCACTACCGGCCAGGCCGACGCCGGGCTTGCTGCGAGCATATTCCACTTCAAAGAAATCGAGATTCCTGCCCTGAAAGAGTACCTGCGGGAGAAAGGAATTGAGATAAGGATTTAA
- a CDS encoding OmpA family protein, producing the protein MNNTYTVTAYLLLFITFGANAQLRNDSTRVQNLGNQVNSEYNEINPMIAPDGKTLYFARISHPNNTHGNKGSQDIWYSEFDEASKQWGPARRMGFPLNKDEYNCAYSITPDGQTMLIKGQYENGNYLTRGFSLSKKTASGWSPPQKIDIPNYVNLSKGQFDCGFMSADGKVLLMAFSEKKNSKEDDLYVSFRQKDGSWSKPMDIGPEVNTKFTETTPFLAPDGATLYFSSDREGGLGSNDIYVVKRVDKTWKHWSKPVNLGPAVNTDGYDAYYTLSASGDYAYLTTFKNTLGKGDIVRVKLGDDTPPANAPAKVGGGNDLAQNPANTRPDPVALISGKVIDQTTGKPIEARIVYQTLPDGAEAGEATSDPITGEYKIVLPYGQRYTMRAIAKDFIAEGDNIDLTKTAGFQEIKNKELKLVPIEVGRTVRLNNIFFDTGKSELRPESGPELDRLVITLNDAPKMVIEVRGHTDNTGSNEINAKLSQDRADAVREYFISKGIEPDRIASKGFGETKPVATNDTDEGRQQNRRVEFVIVKK; encoded by the coding sequence ATGAACAATACCTATACCGTTACGGCCTACTTACTCCTGTTTATTACATTTGGTGCCAATGCCCAACTGCGTAACGATTCGACCCGCGTCCAGAATCTGGGTAATCAGGTTAATTCGGAGTACAACGAAATCAACCCGATGATTGCGCCGGATGGGAAAACGCTGTACTTCGCCCGTATCAGCCACCCCAACAATACGCACGGCAATAAAGGCAGTCAGGACATCTGGTACTCCGAATTTGACGAAGCCAGCAAACAGTGGGGTCCTGCCCGGCGTATGGGTTTTCCGCTCAACAAAGACGAATACAACTGCGCCTACAGCATCACGCCCGACGGGCAAACGATGCTCATTAAAGGGCAGTACGAAAACGGCAACTACCTGACGCGTGGCTTTTCGCTCAGCAAAAAAACGGCAAGCGGCTGGTCGCCCCCGCAGAAAATCGATATTCCGAACTACGTTAATCTGAGCAAAGGGCAGTTCGATTGCGGCTTTATGTCTGCCGATGGTAAAGTGCTGCTGATGGCGTTCAGTGAGAAAAAAAACAGCAAGGAAGATGACCTTTACGTGAGCTTCCGGCAGAAAGACGGTTCGTGGAGCAAGCCAATGGATATCGGCCCGGAGGTGAACACCAAATTTACCGAAACTACGCCCTTTTTGGCTCCCGACGGAGCCACACTCTACTTTTCGAGCGACCGCGAAGGGGGCCTCGGTAGCAACGACATTTACGTAGTAAAGCGCGTTGATAAGACCTGGAAACACTGGAGCAAACCCGTAAATCTCGGCCCGGCTGTGAATACCGATGGTTACGATGCTTATTATACGCTCTCGGCATCAGGCGATTACGCTTATCTGACTACGTTCAAAAATACACTCGGCAAAGGCGACATTGTTCGTGTCAAGTTAGGCGACGATACACCCCCGGCCAACGCCCCGGCAAAAGTCGGCGGTGGCAACGACCTGGCCCAGAATCCGGCCAACACCCGGCCCGACCCGGTCGCGCTCATCAGTGGCAAAGTAATCGATCAAACAACGGGCAAGCCCATCGAAGCCCGCATTGTATACCAAACCCTGCCCGACGGGGCCGAAGCAGGCGAAGCGACCTCCGACCCGATTACGGGCGAATATAAAATTGTGCTGCCCTACGGTCAGCGATACACAATGAGGGCCATCGCCAAAGATTTTATCGCTGAGGGCGATAACATTGACCTGACCAAAACAGCCGGCTTTCAGGAAATCAAGAATAAAGAGTTGAAATTAGTGCCGATTGAAGTAGGCCGGACCGTGCGGCTCAACAACATTTTCTTCGACACGGGCAAGTCCGAACTGCGGCCTGAATCCGGCCCTGAACTCGACCGGCTTGTTATTACATTAAACGACGCGCCCAAAATGGTGATTGAAGTACGCGGCCATACCGACAACACTGGCTCGAACGAAATTAATGCCAAACTCTCGCAAGACCGGGCCGACGCCGTGCGCGAATATTTCATCAGCAAAGGCATTGAACCCGACCGTATTGCC
- the hisA gene encoding 1-(5-phosphoribosyl)-5-[(5-phosphoribosylamino)methylideneamino]imidazole-4-carboxamide isomerase codes for MYIIPAIDLIDGKAVRLTQGDYNQKKEYNARPLDVAMQFEDAGLTRLHLVDLDGAREKRVVNWKVLELIATKTRLHIDFGGGVQSDDDLRTVFECGAKQVTGGSIAVKQPDVLEQWVSQHGSEKIILGADAKNEKIAVSGWEEGTDVWIYDFLDRWVEGGIQYVISTDVAKDGLLQGPSFELYRNMQDRFSTLNIIASGGVSNMGDIETLADMGLYGVIVGKAIYEGRVTLKQLTAISQQ; via the coding sequence ATGTATATCATCCCCGCTATCGACCTTATCGACGGGAAAGCCGTTCGGCTCACCCAGGGCGATTACAACCAGAAAAAAGAGTACAACGCCCGACCGCTCGACGTGGCAATGCAGTTCGAAGATGCCGGACTAACCCGCCTGCATCTGGTAGACCTCGACGGTGCCCGCGAAAAGCGCGTTGTGAACTGGAAGGTATTGGAACTGATTGCCACCAAAACCCGTCTACACATCGACTTCGGCGGGGGCGTTCAGTCGGACGACGACCTGCGGACGGTGTTCGAGTGCGGAGCCAAACAGGTTACGGGCGGCAGCATCGCCGTAAAACAGCCCGACGTGCTGGAACAGTGGGTTTCACAACACGGGTCGGAGAAAATTATTCTCGGAGCCGATGCGAAAAACGAGAAAATCGCCGTTAGCGGCTGGGAAGAAGGCACCGATGTCTGGATTTACGATTTCCTCGACCGATGGGTTGAAGGGGGCATTCAGTACGTTATCAGCACCGACGTTGCCAAAGACGGGCTGTTACAGGGGCCTTCGTTTGAGTTGTACCGCAACATGCAGGACCGCTTCTCAACCCTGAACATTATTGCCAGCGGGGGCGTCTCGAACATGGGAGACATTGAAACATTGGCCGATATGGGCCTGTATGGCGTCATTGTGGGCAAAGCCATTTACGAAGGACGCGTAACGCTGAAACAGTTAACAGCCATCAGCCAACAATGA
- the nadC gene encoding carboxylating nicotinate-nucleotide diphosphorylase produces the protein MNLHEFIRLALAEDVGDGDHTSLSTIPADARKRARLLVKEAGILAGVEVAQAIFAEVDPNFIVDVLMHDGDAIKPGDIVLTVDGNARNILTAERLVLNCMQRMSGIATQTRRMVNLLEGTRARLLDTRKTTPNFRICEKMATKIGGAVNHRFGLYDMILIKDNHVDYAGSIEAAITKAVSYLRETGRNLRIEVETRNRAEVEEVLRVGQSDATRVDVILLDNFTPDGIRDMVRLINGRFVTEASGGINEDNLRAYAETGVDFISSGALTHQIKSLDLSLKAY, from the coding sequence ATGAATCTGCACGAATTTATTCGATTGGCCCTTGCCGAAGACGTTGGCGATGGCGATCATACGTCCCTGTCGACCATTCCGGCAGATGCGCGGAAGCGGGCGCGGCTGCTGGTAAAAGAAGCTGGTATTCTGGCCGGGGTCGAAGTAGCCCAGGCTATTTTCGCCGAAGTTGACCCTAATTTTATCGTGGACGTGCTGATGCACGACGGCGACGCCATCAAGCCCGGCGATATTGTGCTGACTGTAGACGGCAACGCCCGCAACATTCTGACCGCTGAGCGGCTGGTACTCAATTGTATGCAGCGTATGAGCGGAATTGCTACCCAAACACGCCGGATGGTAAACCTGCTCGAAGGCACCCGCGCCAGGCTGCTCGACACGCGCAAAACCACGCCCAATTTCCGAATCTGCGAAAAAATGGCGACCAAAATCGGCGGGGCCGTAAACCACCGTTTCGGCCTGTACGACATGATTCTGATTAAAGATAACCACGTCGATTATGCCGGCAGCATCGAAGCGGCCATTACCAAAGCCGTTTCGTATCTGCGCGAAACGGGCCGTAACCTCCGCATCGAGGTCGAAACCCGCAATCGCGCCGAAGTTGAAGAGGTGCTGCGTGTAGGGCAGTCTGACGCGACCCGGGTAGACGTAATTTTATTAGACAACTTCACTCCCGACGGTATCCGCGACATGGTGCGGCTCATCAACGGGCGTTTCGTGACCGAAGCATCGGGCGGCATCAACGAAGACAATCTCCGGGCCTATGCCGAAACGGGCGTTGATTTCATCTCGTCGGGCGCACTCACGCACCAGATCAAAAGTTTGGATTTGAGTTTGAAAGCGTATTGA
- the hisH gene encoding imidazole glycerol phosphate synthase subunit HisH — MKTVIIKYNAGNVQSVMFALDRLGAPYLLTDDEAEIRSADKVIFPGVGEASTAMAYLRQRGLDKLIPSLKQPVLGTCVGMQLMCRHSEENNTTCMGIFDIDVRRFPTDGVLNGQRLKVPHTGWNNIHTLRGPLTERLPENAYVYFVHSYAADVCPETTAVCDYVRPFSAMLHRDNFYAAQFHAEISGNAGQTILENFLKL, encoded by the coding sequence ATGAAAACCGTAATTATTAAATACAACGCGGGCAATGTGCAGTCGGTGATGTTTGCCCTCGACCGGCTGGGCGCACCCTACCTGCTTACCGACGACGAAGCCGAAATCCGCTCTGCCGACAAAGTTATTTTTCCGGGCGTTGGCGAGGCCAGCACAGCAATGGCCTACCTGCGCCAGCGTGGACTGGACAAACTGATACCGAGCCTGAAACAGCCGGTGCTGGGCACCTGCGTTGGGATGCAGTTGATGTGCCGCCATTCGGAAGAAAACAACACGACCTGCATGGGTATTTTCGATATCGACGTGCGTCGGTTCCCTACCGATGGCGTGTTGAACGGTCAACGGCTGAAAGTGCCGCACACGGGCTGGAACAACATTCATACCCTACGCGGTCCGCTGACCGAGCGGCTTCCCGAAAACGCCTACGTGTATTTCGTACACAGCTATGCCGCCGACGTTTGTCCCGAAACTACGGCGGTTTGCGATTACGTACGCCCATTCAGCGCGATGCTTCACCGCGACAATTTTTATGCCGCCCAGTTTCACGCCGAAATAAGCGGCAACGCCGGGCAAACCATTTTAGAGAACTTTTTGAAACTTTGA
- a CDS encoding gliding motility protein, protein MRLWMAPLGLFCLFFLVSCSKKEDVTLLRLDQQLFADKSANGIRAFLNRNPGVVQLYFNANEAGSDTALVRELTNRVNNPALNELNQQVQAEFGDMTDLKNQLAEAFTNIKKDFPDFRVPRIATIVTGFTGPDLVVTDSLIVIGLDYFAGPTAKYRPQGPEYPQYILRRYQKDYIVPAIVFAISDKYNATNRTDQTMLADMVYYGKGFVFTKTMLPEVADSLIVGYTDKQLTETFNAQDIVWAHFIDNQLLYQTNPAIKQRYLNERPFTAEIGPACPGAIGRWLGWRIVGRYHDERNNVSIADLMRNADTRQIFEQSGYKGQTE, encoded by the coding sequence ATGCGATTGTGGATGGCCCCGCTGGGCCTTTTTTGCTTGTTTTTTCTGGTCTCGTGTTCTAAAAAAGAAGACGTTACGCTACTTCGGCTCGATCAGCAACTTTTCGCCGACAAGTCGGCCAATGGTATCCGGGCGTTTCTGAATCGCAACCCCGGCGTAGTTCAATTGTACTTTAACGCGAATGAGGCTGGTTCTGATACAGCCCTTGTCCGGGAATTGACCAACCGGGTCAACAATCCGGCTCTGAACGAACTGAATCAACAGGTACAGGCCGAGTTTGGCGACATGACCGACCTGAAAAATCAGTTGGCCGAAGCCTTTACCAACATCAAAAAAGACTTCCCCGACTTCCGGGTGCCCCGCATTGCAACCATCGTGACGGGCTTTACAGGGCCTGATTTGGTCGTTACTGACAGTCTGATCGTCATTGGGCTTGATTACTTCGCCGGGCCGACTGCCAAATACCGTCCGCAGGGACCAGAATATCCACAGTACATTCTACGCCGATATCAAAAAGATTACATCGTACCGGCTATCGTCTTCGCCATCTCTGACAAATACAATGCCACGAACCGCACCGACCAAACCATGCTGGCCGACATGGTGTATTATGGAAAAGGGTTTGTCTTTACAAAAACCATGTTGCCCGAGGTGGCCGATAGCTTAATTGTCGGTTATACAGACAAGCAACTGACCGAAACGTTTAACGCGCAGGATATTGTTTGGGCGCATTTTATTGATAATCAGTTGCTATATCAAACAAATCCGGCCATAAAACAACGATATTTGAACGAACGGCCCTTTACGGCAGAAATCGGCCCGGCCTGCCCCGGTGCCATCGGTCGGTGGCTCGGCTGGCGGATTGTGGGGCGGTATCACGACGAACGCAACAATGTCAGCATTGCCGACCTGATGCGTAACGCCGACACCCGGCAGATTTTTGAACAGTCGGGATATAAGGGGCAGACGGAATAA
- a CDS encoding PIN domain-containing protein, translating into MLLDTNVFIELIRKKAELPPFAVISIITVGELKAFAIKRNWGYQKRATLEKIIGEIPVLGIEPTLTDVYATVDAYSQGLLISDPLPPGITARNMGKNDIWIAATALYYDVELHTADNDFDHLLPIGLRLVKL; encoded by the coding sequence ATGCTGCTTGATACAAACGTATTCATAGAGTTAATCCGAAAAAAAGCTGAATTACCGCCCTTTGCTGTCATATCAATTATTACAGTAGGTGAGTTAAAAGCCTTTGCTATTAAACGGAACTGGGGTTATCAGAAAAGGGCTACGCTGGAAAAAATAATTGGTGAGATTCCTGTACTTGGTATTGAACCAACGCTTACAGATGTGTATGCAACAGTCGATGCTTATAGCCAGGGACTATTAATCTCGGACCCGTTACCTCCAGGCATAACCGCCAGAAATATGGGTAAAAACGACATCTGGATAGCCGCCACAGCACTATACTACGATGTAGAACTTCACACGGCTGATAATGATTTTGACCATTTGCTGCCCATTGGTTTGCGATTGGTCAAACTGTAA